A genome region from Dendrosporobacter quercicolus includes the following:
- a CDS encoding ABC transporter substrate-binding protein, translating to MMSKKIVALILTVILLLGFAAGCRQNTAEKSSSTVKKTIHIGYQASSSLTILAKAKGFFEAEFDQDGTEVKYFLFVAGPPMVEALSGGRLDIANLGPLPAISARASGIDLKAVGRAYSDQLYYGLLVRPDSAFSSVKDLAGKKVAVQVGSGAHLFFLLLLQQNGLNHSDVNIVNLPTSDHQNALATGNVDAVATWQPFVAMIELSQAGKVLADSKHVIQTVGVYLARNEFGQINPELIERFLKVHQKTAEYLQNHPEESFAVISQESKVPVDAVAKSVKSIDWGLQLTDEDIKTLAEAKAYLKATNVLKKDFDISELIDRNYLNNIGVK from the coding sequence ATGATGTCCAAAAAGATTGTTGCCTTGATTTTAACCGTCATTTTGCTGCTTGGCTTTGCGGCTGGCTGCAGACAGAATACGGCCGAGAAGAGTAGCTCAACCGTAAAGAAAACAATCCATATCGGCTATCAAGCCAGTAGTTCACTTACTATTTTAGCTAAAGCAAAAGGCTTTTTTGAAGCTGAATTTGATCAGGACGGGACAGAGGTCAAGTATTTTTTGTTTGTGGCAGGACCGCCTATGGTTGAGGCGTTGTCCGGAGGCCGACTTGATATTGCCAATTTAGGTCCGTTGCCTGCGATTTCCGCCCGGGCCAGCGGTATTGATTTAAAGGCTGTCGGCCGCGCGTACTCTGATCAGCTCTATTACGGCTTGCTTGTACGTCCCGATTCCGCTTTCAGCTCGGTGAAAGATCTGGCAGGCAAAAAAGTTGCTGTTCAGGTAGGATCGGGCGCACATTTATTTTTCCTGTTGCTGTTACAGCAAAACGGTCTTAACCATAGTGACGTTAATATCGTCAATCTGCCCACCTCCGACCATCAGAACGCACTTGCGACCGGAAATGTCGATGCTGTTGCCACCTGGCAGCCATTCGTGGCAATGATTGAACTGTCCCAGGCCGGAAAGGTATTGGCCGACTCTAAACATGTTATCCAGACAGTTGGAGTTTATTTGGCAAGAAATGAGTTTGGCCAAATAAATCCCGAGTTAATTGAGCGGTTTTTGAAAGTCCATCAAAAGACTGCCGAATATCTGCAAAATCATCCTGAGGAATCGTTTGCGGTCATTTCTCAGGAGAGTAAAGTGCCGGTCGACGCGGTGGCAAAATCAGTTAAAAGTATCGACTGGGGTTTGCAGCTTACGGATGAGGATATTAAAACTCTGGCGGAGGCCAAGGCCTATCTTAAAGCTACCAATGTTCTTAAAAAAGATTTTGACATCAGCGAACTTATCGACAGGAACTATCTCAACAATATCGGGGTTAAGTAA
- a CDS encoding AAA family ATPase, translating to MAYLCPQDVLSALKTGEIATTEAFKLLREMDSLAMPQTKPDTTNRHLRVEEILHELNSLIGLNEVKKLVREIYAFIEIQKRREKEHLSTEPLVLHMIFKGNPGTGKTTVARILGKVFREIGALSHGNIIEVERADLVGEYIGHTAQKTRDQLKKAYGGILFIDEAYSLARGGEKDFGKESIDVLVKAMEDHKNELVLILAGYQQEMETFLQTNPGLRSRFPIHIDFPDYNQRQLLQIAEQMCALRQYTLSEEARNALLRLIGKYQESGSENFGNARTIRNIIEKAIRRQAVRLIAKSTTTRQDLISIEPADITEGTV from the coding sequence ATGGCTTATCTTTGCCCTCAGGACGTTTTGTCAGCATTGAAGACAGGAGAAATAGCCACAACCGAAGCCTTTAAGCTGCTGAGAGAAATGGACAGTCTGGCCATGCCCCAGACCAAACCGGACACGACGAACCGCCATCTGCGGGTCGAGGAAATTTTACACGAATTAAACAGCCTGATCGGCCTGAATGAGGTCAAAAAACTGGTTAGGGAAATTTATGCCTTTATTGAAATTCAAAAACGCCGCGAAAAGGAACATTTATCGACAGAACCGCTGGTTTTGCACATGATTTTCAAAGGCAATCCCGGTACCGGCAAAACCACTGTCGCCCGTATTCTGGGCAAAGTATTCCGTGAAATCGGCGCTTTGTCCCACGGCAATATTATTGAAGTTGAACGGGCGGACCTGGTGGGGGAGTATATCGGTCATACCGCCCAGAAAACCCGCGACCAGCTAAAAAAAGCTTACGGCGGCATATTGTTTATTGACGAAGCCTACTCGCTGGCCCGGGGCGGTGAAAAAGATTTCGGCAAAGAATCCATTGATGTTTTGGTGAAAGCAATGGAAGACCATAAAAATGAACTGGTGCTGATCCTCGCCGGCTACCAGCAGGAAATGGAAACCTTCCTGCAAACCAATCCCGGGCTGAGATCGCGCTTTCCCATCCACATTGATTTTCCCGATTATAATCAACGCCAATTGCTGCAAATTGCCGAACAGATGTGCGCGCTGCGTCAATATACCTTATCGGAAGAAGCCCGTAATGCTTTATTAAGGCTGATTGGAAAATATCAGGAGAGCGGCAGCGAAAATTTTGGCAACGCCCGAACCATTCGCAATATTATTGAAAAAGCTATCCGGCGTCAGGCCGTGCGGCTGATCGCCAAATCCACTACCACCCGGCAGGACTTAATCAGCATTGAACCGGCAGATATAACGGAGGGGACAGTATGA
- a CDS encoding GTPase domain-containing protein codes for MREFIIVGLPNSGKTLFTLNFAAYLGSKQVEVTFRTYDGLITCRHFSIDEAKRELCSSSLHKTRSLQSVVLKLAIGKTAINFKLTDTCGLTPQINHEEAIRKGMAQTIGFMRSADFILHIVDLSLLTKDYLNNTGSIDHHLYDYGVSRHNYLLLANKIDLPGARDNLSRLTAAFVQACIIPVSALHSHGFKEVKAYVSRNI; via the coding sequence ATGAGAGAATTTATCATTGTCGGGCTGCCTAATTCCGGGAAAACTTTGTTTACCTTAAACTTTGCCGCATATCTGGGCAGCAAGCAGGTGGAAGTAACCTTTCGTACTTATGACGGTCTGATTACCTGCCGCCATTTTTCCATCGATGAAGCGAAGCGCGAACTGTGCAGCTCAAGTCTCCACAAAACCAGATCTCTGCAGTCCGTTGTTTTAAAGCTGGCAATCGGCAAAACGGCGATTAATTTTAAATTAACCGATACCTGCGGCCTGACGCCGCAAATCAACCATGAGGAAGCAATCCGGAAGGGCATGGCGCAAACCATCGGGTTTATGCGCAGTGCTGACTTTATCTTACATATTGTCGACTTATCGCTACTCACCAAGGATTACCTGAATAACACCGGCAGCATTGACCACCATCTATACGATTATGGCGTCTCGCGCCACAATTATCTGCTGCTGGCCAATAAAATTGATCTGCCGGGCGCACGCGACAATCTTTCCCGGTTGACGGCTGCCTTTGTGCAAGCCTGCATCATTCCGGTTTCCGCGCTGCACAGCCATGGTTTTAAAGAGGTGAAGGCTTA